Proteins encoded by one window of Hippoglossus hippoglossus isolate fHipHip1 chromosome 15, fHipHip1.pri, whole genome shotgun sequence:
- the egln1a gene encoding egl nine homolog 1, which produces MEKQQSDLERDRQYCELCGKMENLLKCARCRSSFYCSKEHQKQHWKKHKLICKETEKAQLPSQKPEQQAPQPPPPPPPPPPPPPPPPPPVVDNETPEKPPEEKSPEPADSASLPESANTGAPGVGDKPAEDVSNNTATPNGQTSSSPQKLALEYIVPCMNKHGICVVDNFLGAETGLGILDNVKALHKTGRFTDGQLVSQKSDSTKDIRGDKITWIEGREAGCEKIRFLMSRMDDLIRHCNGKLGNYTINGRTKAMVACYPGNGTGYVRHVDNPNGDGRCVTCIYYLNKDWSAKEHGGLLRIFPEGKAQFADIEPKFDRLLLFWSDRRNPHEVQPAFATRYAITVWYFDADERARAKEKYLTGAGEKGVKVELDKSSDPS; this is translated from the exons atggagaagcagcagagcgACCTGGAGCGGGACCGGCAGTACTGTGAACTTTGTGGGAAAATGGAGAACCTCCTGAAGTGTGCCCGCTGCCGGAGCTCCTTCTACTGCAGCAAGGAGCACCAGAAACAGCACTGGAAGAAGCACAAGCTCATTTGCAAGGAGACGGAGAAGGCGCAGCTTCCCAGTCAGAAGCCCGAGCAGCAGGCGCctcagccgccgccgccgcctccgcctccgcctccaccaccgccaccgccgccgccgccggtGGTGGACAACGAGACACCGGAGAAACCCCCAGAGGAGAAAAGCCCCGAGCCGGCGGACAGCGCGTCTTTACCAGAGAGCGCGAACACAGGGGCGCCCGGGGTCGGAGACAAGCCGGCGGAAGACGTTTCAAACAACACCGCCACACCTAACGGACAAACCAGCTCATCCCCGCAGAAACTCGCATTGGAGTACATAGTCCCGTGTATGAACAAGCACGGCATCTGCGTGGTGGACAACTTTTTAGGCGCAGAGACCGGTCTGGGCATTTTGGACAATGTCAAGGCTCTGCACAAAACGGGCAGGTTCACAGACGGACAGTTGGTGAGTCAAAAAAGCGACTCGACCAAAGACATCCGGGGGGACAAAATCACGTGGATAGAGGGGAGGGAAGCCGGCTGTGAGAAGATCCGCTTTCTCATGAGTCGCATGGACGACCTGATCAGACATTGTAACGGCAAACTGGGAAACTACACAATAAATGGAAGGACGAAA GCAATGGTGGCGTGTTATCCTGGAAATGGGACAGGATACGTGCGGCATGTGGATAACCCTAATGGCGATGGACGATGCGTCACGTGCATATATTACCTTAATAAAGACTGGAGTGCCAAG GAACACGGAGGCCTTCTTCGAATCTTCCCAGAAGGAAAGGCCCAATTTGCCGACATAGAGCCCAAATTCGACCGTCTGCTGCTGTTCTGGTCCGACAGACGGAACCCTCACGAGGTTCAGCCAGCCTTCGCCACCAG GTATGCCATCACAGTGTGGTATTTTGATGCGGACGAGCGCGCCAGAGCTAAAGAAAAGTACTTAACAG gtgcaggtgaaAAAGGAGTAAAGGTTGAACTCGACAAATCATCAGATCCCAGCTAA
- the tsnax gene encoding translin-associated protein X: MNKREGEACQRKNADSASDRDANANPSSPVIAAFKVFQQELDTKHDKYERLVKISRDVTIDSKRSIFLLHRVTSVPDAEEVLKEAEVKLDGVRQKIGQIAEELRGEDIYQFHRAFTPGIQEYVEAVSFLHYIRHRSLISLEEINAKLVFMKEEKGGAETQPLGAQVLTFQVTPSDYLLGVADLTGELMRMCISSVGNGDIDTPFQLSQFLRQIHDGFSYIGNTGPYEVSKKLHTLRQSLGKVEDACYALRVRGSEIPKHMLADVFSSRTTLMDSEEGVV; encoded by the exons ATGAATAAACGAGAGG GTGAAGCTTGTCAACGGAAAAATGCTGATTCAGCGTCAGACCGCGACGCGAATGCCAACCCATCCTCACCTGTCATTGCTGCTTTCAAAG TTTTCCAGCAGGAGCTTGACACCAAGCATGACAAATATGAGCGCCTTGTTAAGATCTCTCGGGATGTTACCATTGACAGCAAGAGGAGCATTTTTCTTCTGCATAGAGTGACCAG TGTCCCAGATGCTGAGGAGGTTCTGAAAGAAGCAGAAGTAAAACTGGATGGAGTCAGACAGAAAATAGGTCAAATTGCTGAAGAGCTGAGGGGAGAGGACATCTATCAGTTTCACAGAGCCTTCACTCCAG GGATCCAGGAGTATGTGGAGGCCGTCTCTTTCCTGCACTACATCCGTCATCGCAGCCTCATCAGCCTGGAGGAGATCAACGCCAAACTGGTGTTCATGAAAGAAGAGAAG GGAGGAGCTGAAACTCAGCCGCTCGGAGCTCAGGTCCTGACCTTCCAAGTGACGCCCTCAGACTACCTGCTCGGAGTGGCCGACCTGACCGGAGAGCTGATGCGCATGTGCATCAGCAGCGTGGGCAACGGCGACATTGACACGCCCTTCCAGCTTAGCCAGTTCCTGCGGCAGATCCACGACGGCTTCTCCTACATCGGGAACACAGGCCCGTATGAGGTGTCCAAGAAGCTGCACACTCTGCGACAGAGCCTGGGTAAGGTGGAGGACGCTTGCTACGCCCTGCGAGTCCGCGGCTCAGAGATCCCCAAGCACATGTTGGCCGACGTGTTCTCCAGTAGGACCACACTCATGGACTCCGAGGAAGGAGTGGTTTAA